GGAGTCCGAGGAGTCCGCCGACGAGGGCGACGACGAGGAGGAAGCCGCCGAGGAAGCGGCCGAGGACGAAGGCGACGACGAGGACGAGGAGGCCAGCGGCGAAGGTCTCGGCGACCTCTTCGGCTAATTCGGTTCCGCGAACCCACGAATTTTCTTTCGCGCGCTGCGCCGACCAGCGACGCGTCCGCGCCGCGCGTAACTTGAAGTAGGGGAGCGCGGCCAACTCGCGGCGATGGAGGCGCTGGGCGTGCGCGTGTTCGTCGGCCCTGCGGCGACAGCCGCGGCACTCGCCGCGATTTCATCCGGCGTGCTGCTCGGCGCGTGCTCGGGGTTGGTGCCGGGACTGCACGTGAACACGCTCGCGCTCCTGCTGGCGGCGGGTGCGCCACTCGTACCGGGGCCGCCACATCTCGTCGGGGCGGCGTTGCTGGCGGCGGGCGTCACGCATTCGTTTCTGGACGTGGTGCCGACGCTCGCGCTCGGGGTGCCGGACCCGGCGATGGCGGTGAGTGCGCTCCCCGGCCACCGCCTCGTGATGGGCGGTCGGGGTCGGGAGGCGCTGCGGGTGTCGGCGCTCGGGAGCGGCGTCGCCGTCGCGGTGGCGTTCGCCGCCGGCGCGCCCGTGACGTGGCTGGCGAAGCGGGCCGCGCCCGTGGTGTACGCGCACCTCTCGGTCGCGATTGCGCTCCTGTTGGGATTCTTGGTCGCTCGGGAGTCGTCGTGGCGGGCGCGACTCGGCGGCGCGCTCTCGGTCGCCGCCAGCGGCCTGCTCGGCGTCGTCGCGCTCCCGTTGGACCCGTCGGGTGTCGTTCCGACGGGTGACGTGCTCGCGCCCCTGTTCGCGGGCCTGTTCGGTGCACCCGTCCTGCTCGCGGCGTACCGCGGCTCTGGCGTCCCCGAGCAACACGACCCCGCGATTGCTGGTCGTCCACTGGACGTCGTCAGGCCGGGCGTCGCCGGCAGTCTCGCGGGGGCGGCGGTCGCGTACGTCCCCGGCATGTCGGGCGCCATCGCGGCCGTCGCGGCGCTCGACGTCACGAGCGCGGACGGCGACCGTGCGTTCATCGCGGCGCTCTCCGGCGTCAACACCGCCAACACCGTCTTCGCGCTGTACGCGCTGTTCGCGCTCGGCGAACCCCGAACCGGCGTGCTGGTGGCCTTCGAGCGCGCGAGTCTGCCGCGGACGCTCCCGCTGTTGCTCGCGAGCGTCGCGCTCGCGTCGTGTGTCGCGGCCGTGCTCGTGCCGGTGCTCGGCGACCGGTACTTCCGGCTGATTCGCGCCGTCGACCACGAGCGCCTCACGCTCGCGGTGTGTGGCCTCCTCGCAGTCCTCTCGTGGCTGTTCGCGGGCGTCCTCGGCGTCGGTTTGCTGGTGGTCGCGACGCTCGTGGGGCTGATTCCGCCGCGCTTCGGCGCGCGTCGCGTCCACCTGATGGGAGTGTTGCTCGTTCCCATCGCCACGTGACTACTGTGGCATACGTACGCACACCGACGGAAATGACGTCGACGTATTCGTCAGTTCCGGACGTTAGGCCGCCGTACCCCTATTATAAACGGGTTTAGTATCGACCGCGCTCTACGTAGGTGATGCCGCAGGACAAAGGGCGGTTCTCCGAGTTCGCATCGCGTCGCAAGTTCCTCGCTGCCACCGGTGCCGCGGGCACGGCGATGGTCGCCGGCTGTCAGGGGGGCGGTAACGACGACGACAGCGACGACCCAGCGACTGAGGAGGAGCAGGACACCACGGAACCGGAGGAGACCGAACAGGAGACGACCGAGGACGAACAGGACACCAGTCTGGCCACGGACACCCTCGTCGGCGACGGTTCCTCGACGGTGTTCCCCATCGCGAACACGGGCGCGTCGTTCTGGAACTCCAACCCGGAGCCGGGCGACGGCGACTACTTCCCGCAGGAGTGGGCCGACCGCATCGGCACCGACGAGCGACTCGCCGACCACTTCGCCAGCCGCTACGGCTGGGAGCCGACCGGCAAGCGCTCGGTGCCGCCGTTCCGCGTGAGCATCGCGCTCTCGCACTCCGGCACTGGCATCGAGGGCGTCATGGAGGGCCGCATCGACATCGGTGACGCGAGCTCCACGGCGGAAGCCGAACTCGCCGGTAGCGACGTCTCCGAGGAGGAACTGGACAAGTTCGTCGACCACGTCGTCGGCGTCGACGGCCAGCCAATCGTCGTCTCGAAGGAGATCAAGGACGCGGGCGTCACGGACATCACCATCGAGGAACTGCGCCAAATCTACAAGCAGGAGATTACGAACTGGAGCGAACTCGGCGGCCCGGACAAGGAGATTCTCGCGCTCGGTCGCGCCCCCGGCTCGGGAACGAACACGGCGTTCCTCGTGAACGTGATGGGCGACGCCGAGGCGTCCATCTCGCCGGACCAGCGCTACGGGAAAAACCAGCAGCTCCAGCAGGCCGTCGCGACCGCCGACAACGCCATCGCGTACATCGCGCTCGCGTTCGTCCAGCCCGAGGGGCAGGTCCCGCCCATCGGCCTCGAAATCGACGGCACGCTCTACGAGTACGGGAAGAACCTCGGCTCCAAGGAGTATCCGCTGGCCCGCGACCTCCACTGTTACACGTGGGAGGACACGAGCCGGCAGGAGGCCGCGTTCGTCAACTTCCTGCTCTCGGACTTCGGGCAGGAGTACTTCGTGAAGTCGAACAACTACTTCGCGCTGCCGCCGGAGCGCCGCGAGGCCCAACGCGAGAAGGTCGCCGCGAGCAACTACGAGTAACGCCGTCGCCGCCGGTCGTCAGCCGCTGTCATCCACTGCCGTCCGCTTTCGAAGACACCGAAATCGCACACAGTTATCGCATACATGGTATCCAGAATCGTCGAGAGTCTCCGAAACTATCGGTCCCGGAACGAGGACACAGCGCTCGTCTTACTGGCGGTGACCGCGCTGTCGCTGGTGGCGGCCTTCGCGTTGTTCTACCAGCAGTCCCGGTGGACCGTCGTCCCGGTGGCGTTGTTCTTCCTGTTGACGGTGGTCGGCTGGGTCAAATATCAGGCGACCATCGCGCGCGGGCTGACGTTCGTCATGACCGTCGCGACGGTCTCCGTCCTCGGTCTCATCGTCGCGTTCCTGTTCGTTCGCGCGTGGCCGGCGTTCGACCAGATGGGACTGGAGGCGCTGTACCGGAGCAACGAACCGCTGTGGAAGCCCGCGAAGGACACGCCGTGGTCGCTCGCGCCGATGATTCTCGGCACGATGATAACCACGGTCATCGCGACGGCGGTGGCCGCGCCGCTGGGCATCGCGGGCGCGCTCTACATCAGCGAAATCGCCTCGGACACCACCCGCGAAGTCGTGAAGCCGGGCATCGAGTTGATGGCTGGGATTCCCTCCATCACGTACGGGTTCATCGGCTTCACCATCGTGAACCGCTTTTTCTACGAGAAGTTCCAGACCTCCACGATTGGGAACTACTTCACCGTCGGCGTGATGATCGGCATCATGGCGCTGCCGACCATCGTGTCGGTCGCCGAGGACGCGCTGTCGACAGTGCCCGAGGCGATGAAGAGCGGGGCGCTGGCGGTGGGGACGACGAACTGGCAGACGATGAAGAGCGTCACCCTGCCGTCGGCGTTCTCGGGCGTGTCCGCCGCCGTCCTGCTCGGCGTCGGGCGCGCGATGGGGGAGACGATGGCGGCGACCGTGATGATTCCCCACACGGTCGGATTTCCGGACCCGGTCTACGACGTGTTCGGCGGCGTCGGTAAGACGCTGACCACCGTCATCGCCTTCGAGGGCGGGAACGCGACGGGCCGCCACCTCGAGGGGCTGTTCGCGGCGGGCGTCGTGTTGTTCGCGATGGTGCTCGTGTTGAGCGTCACTTCGCAGGTGATTCAGGCGCGCATGCGGCGCAAGTACGGTGGTGACCGATGAGCACGTTCGAACAGAACGCGCTGGTCTCCACCGAGACGACGCTCCGCGAGTACGTGTCGACGGGCGTGATGGCGCTCGGCGCGGTGTTGTTCCTCGCCAGTTGGGTCGTGTTGTTCCAGTGGGTCGGCGAGTCGACGCCCGTGCTCGGCGTCGACCTGTTCGCGCTGTTCGGCGTCCTCCTGCTCGCGATGGCCGTCGGCATCGCGGGCGTCGGCGTCGCGTCGCGCGTCGGGTACGTCTCCGCGTCGCCGTCCCGGAGCGCCGGCCTCGTCGTCGGCGTGCTGTTCGGTGGCATCGGGTTCGCTGTCGGCGGACTGGCGGCCTCCCAGACGTTCGGCCTCGGCACCGTCGGCTGGGTCGCCGCCGCGCTGGCGTTCGGTGGCGCGACGACCGCACTCGCCGTCGGCCCCCGCGAGGACGTGGGGTCGACGTTCCCGCCGGCGCTGTTCCTCGCGTTCCTCGGCGCGCTGTTCGTCACCGGCACCGTCGACCTCGGGTGGTCGTGGTCGCCGACCGACATCTCGGCGACGTTCGTCGGGTCCGTGATGGTTCCCGTGTTGACCGTCGTCGGGTCGCTGGTCGGGTCGTGGAGCGCCGCGAAGGCCCGAGCCGGCTTCGGGACGCAGGGCCGCGAGAGCGGCGCGTTCTACTTGATTCGGTTGAGCGTGTTCGGGATGCTCGGCGTCCTCGCGTTGCTCGTCGGCTTCATCGTGAAGAACGGCTCGGAGACGGCGCTCACGAACTCGCACTTCGGGTTCGATGGGCACATCGACCTGCCCGGGAGGCTGTTCGGCGTGAGTCTGCCGGACTGGACGATTCCGTTCTTCGACGTGCAGGTCCCGTTCGTGACGAACGTCTCCCAGAGCCTCTTCATCGACGTGCCGGGGCTGGCGCCCGCCATCCTCGGGACGCTGTGGCTGGTGCTCGGCGCGATGCTGTTCGCGGTGCCTCTCGGGCTGGCGGCCGCCATCTTCCTCGCGGAGTACACGGAGAGCCGGCTGTTCCGCCAGGTCGTGGAAATCGCGACGAACGGCCTCTGGAGCACCCCGAGCATCGTCTTCGGTCTGTTCGGGCTGGCGTTCCTCGTGCCGCGGTTCGGCGGCGGGAAGTCCCTGATTTCGGGCCAGCTCGTCCTCGGGTTCATGCTCCTGCCGCTCGTCGTCATCACGAGTTACGAGTCCATCAAGGCGGTTCCCGACGAGTACCGGGACGCGAGCGCCGCGCTCGGCGTGACCCAGTGGCAGACAATCAAGAGCGCCGTGCTCCCGGCGGCGATGCCGGGCGTCATCACGGGCGTCATTCTCGGCGTCGGCCGCATCGCGGGCGAGACGGCGCCGCTCCTGTTGGTGTACGGCGGCCCGCCGTTCTCCAGCCAGCAGCCGAACGTGCTGTCGAAGTTCCAGTTCACGAGTTCGCCGCCGTTCGTCTCCAACACCGCGCTGATGGACGCCGGGAGCGCGCTCCCGTACCAACTCTACACGTCGATTACGAGCGGGCGACTGCCCGGACAGGGCGCGCCGTTCACCGTGCAGGAGTTCGGCTGGGGGACCGCGCTCGTCCTGCTCGTCGTCGTCCTCGGACTGTACGCAATCGGCATCGCGAGTCGCATCTACTTCCGGAGGAAACTGTACAATGAGTAACGCCGACACCACGACCCAAGACCAGCACGCACAGGCCGCGCAGACGACCACGGGCGAGACCGTCGAGGAGGTCCGCGACGAGTGGGCCGACTACGACTTTGGCGGCGAGCCGATGGTATCCGTCGAGGGCTTGAACGTCCACTACGGCTCGGACCACGCGCTGAAAGGCGTCGCGATGGACATCCCCGACGAGAGCGTCACCGCGCTCATCGGCCCGTCGGGCTGCGGGAAGTCCACCTACCTCCGATGTCTGAACCGGATGAACGACCGCATCAAGGCCGCGAGCGTCGACGGCTCCGTGGAGGTCGGCGGCGAGGAGATTTACCAGGACGGCACGAATCTGGTGGAACTTCGCAAGCGCGTCGGGATGGTGTTCCAGGCGCCAAATCCGTTCCCGAAGTCGATTCGGGACAACATCGCGTACGGTCCGCGGAAGCACGGCGACATCGACACCGGGCTCGTGAGCCGCCTGTTCGGCCGCGACGACCGCGAGCGGGAGGACGAACTCGTGGAGCAGTGTCTACGTGACGCTGCGCTCTGGGACGAGGTGGCCGACCGCCTAGACGACAACGCGCTCGGCCTCTCCGGCGGCCAACAGCAGCGTCTCTGCATCGCGCGAGCGCTCGCCGTCGACCCCGACGTGCTGTTGATGGACGAACCGGCGAGCGCGCTCGACCCCATCGCCACCGCGAAAATCGAGGACCTCATCGAGGAACTCGCGGAGGAGTACACGGTGGTCGTCGTCACGCACAACATGCAGCAGGCCGCCCGCATCAGCGACCAGACCGCCGTCTTCCTCACCGGCGGCGAACTCGTGGAGTACGGCGACACCGACCAGATATTCGAGAACCCCGAGAGCCAGCGCGTCGAGGACTACATCACGGGGAAGTTCGGCTAATGCCCAGAGAGGAGTACCAGGCCGAACTCGACGACCTGCGTGCGAGCGTCGTCGAGATGGGCGACCTCGTCTGCGACCGACTGGACGACGCGCTCGCGGCCTACGAGGCGAACGACGAAGCGGTGGCCCGAGGTGTCGTGGACGGCGACGACGCGGTGAACGACCGCTACCTCGAACTGGAGGGCGACTGCGTCGACCTGCTCGCGCTCCAGCAGCCGGTCGCGAGCGACCTCCGGTTCGTCGCCGCGTCGTTCAAAATCAGCACCGACCTCGAACGCGTCGGCGACCACGCCGTGAACGTCGCGGCGCGCACGCTGTACGCAGTCGAGAGCGACCCCGAACTCGTCTACTGACCGCCGAACTTCTACAAGCCCCCGCGTCGTGTTGGTCGTATGACCACCGAACGCGGGGCGTCTCCGTGAGCGCGCGCCGCCACTACCCCGTCTCGAAGCCGGCGGCGTACGCCTACGACGCGGCCTACCACGGCGTGCCGAACTGGGACATTGGGCGCCCGCAGCGCGCGTTCGTCGCGGCGGAGGAGGCCGGCCTGCTCGGCCCGCGGGTTCTCGATGTGGGCTGTGGCACCGGCGAACTGTCGCTGTTCCTCGCGCGCCGCGAACACGACGTCCTCGGCGTCGACCTGTCGCCGCTCGCCATTCGGCAGGCCCGCGAGAAGGCGCGCTGGCGGCGCATTCGGGCGTCGTTCGTGGTGTGGGACGCGCTCGACCTGCCGAGGTTGGCCGCCCGCGGGTTCGCGTTCGACTCGGTCGTCGACTGCGCGATGTTCCACGTGCTCGGGGCCGCCGAGCGCGACCGGTTCGTCGCGGGCCTCGGGAGCGTCCTCGAACCGGGCGGTACGTACTGCGTGCTCGGCGACGCGCGCTCGGACCCGCGTTCGCTGTACGGCGTCTCGCCCGCCGAGATTAGGGAGCGGTTCCGCGAACGGGACGGCTGGCGGGTGGCGTTCGTGCGCGAGACCACCTTCGAGCGACGGCACAGCCACAATCCGGCGTACTTCGCGTGCGTCGTCCGCACCGAGTAAGCCGGTCGTACCGACCGAAGCGTGGGGTTTCGAGGGCGTACGCGCTCCATACTAATGCGCGGCCCGCGCGTCGTTACGACGGCATGACCGCAGTCAAAATCATCAAAGTGCTCGGCACGTCCGAGGAGTCCTGGGAGGACGCGGCGCAGGCCGCCGTCGAGGAGGCGAGTCAGACGGTCGACGACATCCACGGCGTCGAGGTAGAGGACTGGACGGCGAACGTCGAGGGCGGCGCCATCACGTCGTACAAGGCGACCGTCGAAATCGCGTTCCCGGTCCACGAGTCCTCGGGTGATGCCTGACTCGCGGTCGGGGCCGCGCGCCGCCTCGGGTCGCGGCGTCGCCCGACGGCGCGTCCTCCGCGGGACGGCAGTCGGCGCCGTCGTCGCGCTCGCGGGCTGTGCGGGCGGCGGTGGCGGCGGCGACACGCTCCCCGGCAGTGACTATCCGGCGGTCGACGAGTGGCTGACCGAAACGGCGGTCGGCGACAGCGACGACACGTACGGCGGACGCGTCGTCGACAGCCGCGGCCAGGACGCGATAGACGTGGACGTCGGTAGCGAGGGGAACGGCGGCTTCTACGCGTTCGGGCCGTCGGCCGTCGCCGTGTCGCCCGGCACGACGGTGACGTGGCGGTGGACCGGGGAAGGCGGCGCGCACAACGTCGAAGCCGAGGCCGACGAGCAGATCGGCGAGTCGGACTTCGAGTTCAGTTCCGGCGAGGCGGTGGACTCCGACGAGGAGACGTTCGAACAGACACTCGACCGCGCGGGCGTCGCGCTCTACCACTGCGAGCCCCATCTGTCGGTCGGGATGAAGGGCGCGGTCGTCGTCGCCGAAGAGTGAGACGGGCCGGTAGCACAGCCGAGGAGCCGAGTAAGCCGGCCATTACAATGCGTAGACTCCGCGTACCGACCGGAGATGGCACTGGGACGGAACGCAAAACGCGAGCAAACCGAGAACGTCGCGGGCTACGACTCGACCGACGCCGTGGCGGCGTACGCCGAGTGGGCCGCGGAAGACGGCCTCCACGAGAGCGAGGAGCGCGTCCTCGCCCGCTACTTCCGCCCGAGCGCAGGGCGCGTTCTCGACGTCGGGTGTGGCGCGGGCAGGACGACTGCGGTCCTCGACCGCCGCGGGTTCGACGTGACGGGGGTGGACGTGAGCGCCGCGATGGTCCGCGAGGCGAGACGCCAGTTCCCCGGCATCGGCGTCCAGCGCGGCGACGCGACGGACCTCGCGTTCCGGGACGAGTCCTTCCAGTACGTCCTGTTCTCGTACTGCGGACTGGACCTCGTCTACCCGGAGGCGGCGCGCCGCGAAGCCCTCCGCGAAATCCGGCGCGTGCTCGCTCCCGGCGGCGTGTTCGCGTTCAGCACCCACAACAGTTGGTACAACGCCGTCGCCGCCGTCGACGACTGGAGTCACGTGCGCAAGTTCTACCTGTCGAACGGGAACCACCGGCGGCTCGGCGAGCGGTACAAGGTCGACGACACCGAGTGGGACATGAAGGTGTACGTCACGAACCCGGTTCGACAGCGCCGACAACTCCGAAGAATGGGGTTCGAACCGGTG
The nucleotide sequence above comes from Halobacterium litoreum. Encoded proteins:
- a CDS encoding tripartite tricarboxylate transporter permease; this encodes MEALGVRVFVGPAATAAALAAISSGVLLGACSGLVPGLHVNTLALLLAAGAPLVPGPPHLVGAALLAAGVTHSFLDVVPTLALGVPDPAMAVSALPGHRLVMGGRGREALRVSALGSGVAVAVAFAAGAPVTWLAKRAAPVVYAHLSVAIALLLGFLVARESSWRARLGGALSVAASGLLGVVALPLDPSGVVPTGDVLAPLFAGLFGAPVLLAAYRGSGVPEQHDPAIAGRPLDVVRPGVAGSLAGAAVAYVPGMSGAIAAVAALDVTSADGDRAFIAALSGVNTANTVFALYALFALGEPRTGVLVAFERASLPRTLPLLLASVALASCVAAVLVPVLGDRYFRLIRAVDHERLTLAVCGLLAVLSWLFAGVLGVGLLVVATLVGLIPPRFGARRVHLMGVLLVPIAT
- a CDS encoding PstS family phosphate ABC transporter substrate-binding protein yields the protein MPQDKGRFSEFASRRKFLAATGAAGTAMVAGCQGGGNDDDSDDPATEEEQDTTEPEETEQETTEDEQDTSLATDTLVGDGSSTVFPIANTGASFWNSNPEPGDGDYFPQEWADRIGTDERLADHFASRYGWEPTGKRSVPPFRVSIALSHSGTGIEGVMEGRIDIGDASSTAEAELAGSDVSEEELDKFVDHVVGVDGQPIVVSKEIKDAGVTDITIEELRQIYKQEITNWSELGGPDKEILALGRAPGSGTNTAFLVNVMGDAEASISPDQRYGKNQQLQQAVATADNAIAYIALAFVQPEGQVPPIGLEIDGTLYEYGKNLGSKEYPLARDLHCYTWEDTSRQEAAFVNFLLSDFGQEYFVKSNNYFALPPERREAQREKVAASNYE
- the pstC gene encoding phosphate ABC transporter permease subunit PstC, with protein sequence MVSRIVESLRNYRSRNEDTALVLLAVTALSLVAAFALFYQQSRWTVVPVALFFLLTVVGWVKYQATIARGLTFVMTVATVSVLGLIVAFLFVRAWPAFDQMGLEALYRSNEPLWKPAKDTPWSLAPMILGTMITTVIATAVAAPLGIAGALYISEIASDTTREVVKPGIELMAGIPSITYGFIGFTIVNRFFYEKFQTSTIGNYFTVGVMIGIMALPTIVSVAEDALSTVPEAMKSGALAVGTTNWQTMKSVTLPSAFSGVSAAVLLGVGRAMGETMAATVMIPHTVGFPDPVYDVFGGVGKTLTTVIAFEGGNATGRHLEGLFAAGVVLFAMVLVLSVTSQVIQARMRRKYGGDR
- the pstA gene encoding phosphate ABC transporter permease PstA, whose protein sequence is MSTFEQNALVSTETTLREYVSTGVMALGAVLFLASWVVLFQWVGESTPVLGVDLFALFGVLLLAMAVGIAGVGVASRVGYVSASPSRSAGLVVGVLFGGIGFAVGGLAASQTFGLGTVGWVAAALAFGGATTALAVGPREDVGSTFPPALFLAFLGALFVTGTVDLGWSWSPTDISATFVGSVMVPVLTVVGSLVGSWSAAKARAGFGTQGRESGAFYLIRLSVFGMLGVLALLVGFIVKNGSETALTNSHFGFDGHIDLPGRLFGVSLPDWTIPFFDVQVPFVTNVSQSLFIDVPGLAPAILGTLWLVLGAMLFAVPLGLAAAIFLAEYTESRLFRQVVEIATNGLWSTPSIVFGLFGLAFLVPRFGGGKSLISGQLVLGFMLLPLVVITSYESIKAVPDEYRDASAALGVTQWQTIKSAVLPAAMPGVITGVILGVGRIAGETAPLLLVYGGPPFSSQQPNVLSKFQFTSSPPFVSNTALMDAGSALPYQLYTSITSGRLPGQGAPFTVQEFGWGTALVLLVVVLGLYAIGIASRIYFRRKLYNE
- the pstB gene encoding phosphate ABC transporter ATP-binding protein PstB, producing the protein MSNADTTTQDQHAQAAQTTTGETVEEVRDEWADYDFGGEPMVSVEGLNVHYGSDHALKGVAMDIPDESVTALIGPSGCGKSTYLRCLNRMNDRIKAASVDGSVEVGGEEIYQDGTNLVELRKRVGMVFQAPNPFPKSIRDNIAYGPRKHGDIDTGLVSRLFGRDDREREDELVEQCLRDAALWDEVADRLDDNALGLSGGQQQRLCIARALAVDPDVLLMDEPASALDPIATAKIEDLIEELAEEYTVVVVTHNMQQAARISDQTAVFLTGGELVEYGDTDQIFENPESQRVEDYITGKFG
- a CDS encoding class I SAM-dependent methyltransferase, which produces MSARRHYPVSKPAAYAYDAAYHGVPNWDIGRPQRAFVAAEEAGLLGPRVLDVGCGTGELSLFLARREHDVLGVDLSPLAIRQAREKARWRRIRASFVVWDALDLPRLAARGFAFDSVVDCAMFHVLGAAERDRFVAGLGSVLEPGGTYCVLGDARSDPRSLYGVSPAEIRERFRERDGWRVAFVRETTFERRHSHNPAYFACVVRTE
- a CDS encoding dodecin family protein, whose amino-acid sequence is MTAVKIIKVLGTSEESWEDAAQAAVEEASQTVDDIHGVEVEDWTANVEGGAITSYKATVEIAFPVHESSGDA
- a CDS encoding halocyanin domain-containing protein — protein: MPDSRSGPRAASGRGVARRRVLRGTAVGAVVALAGCAGGGGGGDTLPGSDYPAVDEWLTETAVGDSDDTYGGRVVDSRGQDAIDVDVGSEGNGGFYAFGPSAVAVSPGTTVTWRWTGEGGAHNVEAEADEQIGESDFEFSSGEAVDSDEETFEQTLDRAGVALYHCEPHLSVGMKGAVVVAEE
- a CDS encoding class I SAM-dependent methyltransferase, whose amino-acid sequence is MALGRNAKREQTENVAGYDSTDAVAAYAEWAAEDGLHESEERVLARYFRPSAGRVLDVGCGAGRTTAVLDRRGFDVTGVDVSAAMVREARRQFPGIGVQRGDATDLAFRDESFQYVLFSYCGLDLVYPEAARREALREIRRVLAPGGVFAFSTHNSWYNAVAAVDDWSHVRKFYLSNGNHRRLGERYKVDDTEWDMKVYVTNPVRQRRQLRRMGFEPVAYVGKRPSPLNYLERRPYYVARKPDRG